A single region of the Halorussus gelatinilyticus genome encodes:
- a CDS encoding cytochrome P450: MVEAHAIGHADDVLRGERVVLGNRLGRRVEEEREEVGHATIPEGTTVSCQQWAIHRDSTFYDDPLSYRPEHWTDEFEEGPPGFAYFPFGGGPRRCIASRFAKFEVKAILATMLRNWNLETKLEKTEFKPSISLRPDTDVTMVPTSR; this comes from the coding sequence GTGGTCGAAGCTCATGCCATCGGTCACGCCGACGACGTACTCCGCGGCGAACGTGTAGTACTCGGCAATCGACTCGGGAGACGGGTCGAAGAGGAACGGGAGGAGGTCGGACATGCAACGATTCCCGAGGGGACGACCGTCTCCTGCCAGCAGTGGGCCATCCACCGCGACTCGACGTTCTACGACGACCCGCTGAGCTACCGCCCCGAGCACTGGACCGACGAGTTCGAGGAAGGCCCGCCGGGATTCGCCTACTTCCCGTTCGGCGGCGGTCCGCGCCGCTGTATCGCCTCCCGGTTCGCGAAGTTCGAGGTGAAGGCGATACTCGCGACGATGCTCCGGAACTGGAACTTGGAGACGAAGCTGGAGAAAACCGAGTTCAAGCCCTCCATCTCGCTCCGGCCCGACACGGACGTTACGATGGTGCCGACGTCGCGGTGA
- a CDS encoding DUF7548 family protein: MSQERLPETPAPTVGVVAALAVLAAVVVPYFLIDATAAGVYYSQPTFVPVHLVVGLFATVSIVVFAAGRNGRTDPPTAAGAAVVLGGFMALLVLWWAIAVGGLVGSLTTNATFDYHRWLLFAATLAVAASGGWFASEVL, translated from the coding sequence ATGTCGCAGGAACGGTTGCCCGAGACGCCAGCGCCGACCGTCGGCGTCGTCGCCGCGCTCGCGGTTCTCGCCGCCGTCGTCGTACCGTACTTCCTCATCGACGCCACCGCGGCCGGTGTCTACTACAGCCAACCGACGTTCGTGCCGGTCCACCTCGTCGTCGGCCTGTTCGCCACCGTCTCCATCGTCGTCTTCGCGGCCGGACGCAACGGCCGGACCGACCCGCCGACCGCGGCGGGCGCGGCGGTCGTCCTCGGCGGCTTCATGGCCCTGCTCGTCCTCTGGTGGGCCATCGCGGTCGGCGGTCTCGTCGGCAGTCTCACGACGAACGCGACGTTCGACTACCATCGCTGGTTGCTCTTCGCCGCGACGCTCGCGGTCGCGGCCAGCGGTGGCTGGTTCGCCAGCGAAGTGCTGTAG
- a CDS encoding DUF5798 family protein, with product MGFGSTAKKVQKLADTAEKLYSKLNDLREQVAEMRETLDSTSERVERLERENAHQRALLEALAEEQGIDVDGIEADPVESDDETAAEA from the coding sequence ATGGGATTCGGAAGCACGGCCAAGAAAGTCCAGAAGCTCGCCGACACCGCCGAGAAGCTGTACAGCAAGCTCAACGACCTCCGCGAGCAGGTCGCCGAGATGCGCGAGACGCTGGACTCGACCAGCGAGCGCGTCGAGCGACTGGAGCGCGAGAACGCCCACCAGCGCGCGCTGCTGGAGGCGCTCGCCGAGGAGCAGGGCATCGACGTGGACGGCATCGAGGCCGACCCCGTCGAGTCCGACGACGAGACGGCGGCCGAGGCGTAG
- a CDS encoding RAD55 family ATPase: protein MYGLGEVCPGVEVEPGTNLLVAGPPMTGKRTLALEILAHGNRRGDGTIVVTTKDGGEEVREDLRERLGRDESAPIGIVDCVSKQQGMNPVQSEGIAYASSPKDMTGIGIQLSEFLQGFYKDQGVQRNRILLHSLSTLLMYSNLQTVFRFLHVFTGRVQSADALGIFVIDSTAHDRQTMSTLQQLFDGQIEVRKGEDSRSELRVKGVGENTDWRPVPEF, encoded by the coding sequence ATGTACGGATTGGGAGAGGTCTGTCCGGGGGTCGAGGTCGAACCGGGGACGAATCTCCTGGTGGCCGGGCCGCCGATGACGGGCAAACGAACTCTCGCTCTCGAGATTCTCGCGCACGGTAACCGTCGCGGGGACGGCACTATCGTCGTCACGACGAAAGATGGCGGCGAGGAGGTGCGTGAGGACCTCCGTGAGAGACTCGGCCGCGACGAGAGTGCGCCAATCGGTATCGTGGATTGTGTTTCCAAGCAACAAGGCATGAACCCCGTGCAAAGCGAGGGCATCGCCTACGCCTCCTCGCCGAAGGATATGACCGGCATCGGGATTCAGCTCTCGGAGTTCCTGCAGGGGTTCTACAAGGACCAGGGCGTCCAGCGCAACCGCATCCTGCTCCACTCGCTCTCGACGCTGTTGATGTACTCGAACCTCCAGACGGTGTTTCGGTTCCTCCACGTGTTCACGGGCCGGGTCCAGAGCGCCGACGCGCTGGGTATCTTCGTCATCGACTCGACCGCCCACGACCGGCAGACGATGAGTACGCTCCAGCAGTTGTTCGACGGCCAAATCGAGGTCCGCAAGGGCGAGGACAGCCGGTCGGAACTCCGCGTGAAGGGCGTCGGCGAGAACACCGACTGGCGACCGGTTCCGGAGTTCTGA
- a CDS encoding rubrerythrin family protein yields the protein MDADAFPDAIRDAKATELDRLGSQQALVALTDADLDAERVLRAAAWSERTASETFAAWAESAGDAGGTDATGVFAALADEERGHYDRVVAQLDRESDSADESDFADEFDLADESESGEVDPMHEYLRDLDTTVERAAGLVGRSLAGDRTQLQVVNFFVNEADERLADLFRDLRSDTQAGVETGADLLASHCEGEDDWERATEVAERTVQIAYDDYAETLEGMGLDPKPIC from the coding sequence ATGGACGCCGACGCCTTCCCGGACGCGATTCGAGACGCCAAGGCGACCGAACTCGACCGCCTCGGCTCCCAGCAGGCGCTCGTCGCGCTGACAGACGCCGACCTCGACGCCGAGCGGGTCCTCCGGGCCGCCGCCTGGAGCGAACGCACCGCCAGCGAGACGTTCGCGGCGTGGGCCGAATCCGCGGGCGACGCGGGCGGGACCGACGCCACAGGGGTCTTCGCCGCGCTGGCCGACGAGGAGCGCGGCCACTACGACCGCGTGGTGGCGCAACTCGACCGCGAGTCTGACTCCGCCGACGAGTCCGATTTCGCCGACGAGTTCGACCTGGCCGACGAATCCGAGTCCGGCGAAGTGGACCCGATGCACGAGTACCTGCGGGACCTCGACACCACCGTCGAGCGCGCGGCGGGACTGGTCGGCCGGTCGCTCGCCGGCGACCGCACCCAGTTGCAGGTCGTGAACTTCTTCGTCAACGAGGCCGACGAGCGACTGGCCGACCTCTTCCGAGACCTGCGCTCGGACACGCAGGCGGGCGTCGAGACCGGCGCGGACCTGCTAGCGAGTCACTGCGAGGGCGAGGACGACTGGGAGCGCGCGACGGAGGTCGCCGAGCGGACCGTCCAAATCGCCTACGACGACTACGCCGAGACGTTGGAGGGGATGGGGCTGGACCCGAAGCCGATTTGTTGA
- a CDS encoding 2Fe-2S iron-sulfur cluster-binding protein, with translation MTEYTVEFVGTGESIEVSDKETILSKCIEEGIAQEYSCRVGMCLACSAEIVEGDVTQPAARGLTDEEAEEYALTCMARPASDLKLDRGKYPSSIEDDVSAVEGEPAAADD, from the coding sequence ATGACCGAGTACACCGTCGAGTTCGTCGGCACGGGCGAGAGCATCGAGGTCTCGGACAAGGAGACCATCCTCAGCAAGTGCATCGAGGAGGGCATCGCGCAGGAGTACTCCTGTCGCGTCGGGATGTGTCTGGCCTGCTCGGCCGAAATCGTGGAGGGCGACGTGACCCAGCCCGCGGCCCGCGGTCTCACCGACGAGGAGGCCGAGGAGTACGCGCTGACCTGCATGGCGCGGCCCGCAAGCGACCTGAAACTGGACCGCGGGAAGTACCCGTCGAGCATCGAGGACGACGTTTCGGCGGTGGAGGGCGAACCCGCCGCGGCCGACGACTGA
- a CDS encoding flavin reductase family protein, with amino-acid sequence MELDPDEESSLYRTLAGAIVPRPIAWVSTTNPEGVDNLAPYSFFNVVAVDPPVVMFAPVDDGGAPGGLKDTPRNISETGEFVVNVVTESVAEAMNRTSATLPAGESEFDHADVTRAESSVVAPPRVAESPVAFECSRYDVVDVGDSTMVLGEVEWVYLDDDVTTDGKMDVEKLDAVGRLSGSLYATTENRFSLERPP; translated from the coding sequence ATGGAACTCGACCCCGACGAGGAGTCCTCGCTTTACCGGACGCTGGCGGGCGCGATCGTGCCCCGACCCATCGCGTGGGTCAGCACGACTAACCCCGAGGGAGTGGACAACCTCGCGCCCTACAGCTTCTTCAACGTCGTCGCGGTGGACCCGCCGGTCGTGATGTTCGCGCCCGTGGACGACGGCGGCGCGCCCGGCGGTCTGAAGGACACGCCCCGAAATATCAGCGAGACCGGCGAGTTCGTCGTCAACGTCGTCACCGAGTCGGTCGCCGAGGCGATGAACCGGACCAGCGCGACTCTCCCCGCCGGCGAGAGCGAGTTCGACCACGCCGACGTGACGCGCGCCGAGTCGTCGGTCGTCGCGCCGCCCCGCGTCGCCGAGTCTCCGGTCGCCTTCGAGTGTTCGCGCTACGACGTGGTGGACGTGGGCGACTCCACGATGGTCCTCGGGGAAGTCGAGTGGGTCTATCTGGACGACGACGTGACGACGGACGGAAAGATGGACGTGGAGAAACTCGACGCCGTGGGGCGACTCTCAGGCAGTCTCTACGCGACGACCGAGAACCGATTCTCGCTGGAGCGCCCGCCCTGA
- a CDS encoding CoA-binding protein has protein sequence MPVESDAELREILGMTRVAVVGCSSTPGKDAHEIPKYLLDNGYEVIPVNPTADEIFGRTAYDSLAAVEAEIDVVNVFRPSDEVEGIVDDALARDDVAVVWTQLNIADDEAAARAEDAGLRVVQDKCIKVEHQRLVS, from the coding sequence ATGCCCGTAGAGAGCGACGCCGAACTGCGCGAGATTCTCGGCATGACCCGCGTCGCGGTCGTCGGGTGTTCCTCGACGCCCGGCAAGGACGCCCACGAGATTCCGAAGTACCTGCTCGACAACGGCTACGAGGTGATTCCGGTCAACCCGACCGCCGACGAGATATTCGGGCGGACGGCCTACGACTCTCTCGCGGCGGTCGAAGCGGAGATAGACGTCGTGAACGTGTTCCGACCGAGCGACGAGGTGGAGGGCATCGTGGACGACGCGCTGGCCCGCGACGACGTGGCGGTCGTCTGGACGCAACTGAACATCGCCGACGACGAGGCCGCCGCGCGCGCCGAGGACGCGGGACTGCGCGTCGTACAGGACAAGTGCATCAAGGTCGAACACCAGCGGTTGGTGTCCTGA
- a CDS encoding heptaprenylglyceryl phosphate synthase: protein MTSFDGIARLLGRLGRGASLAARTALPVDTNPVPADWTHVTKVDPEDDKKLPLLYPLYLRHTSAVSVGGSADVTATNTEETFELLAPASVPVFHEPSGPRHVTPRTRARADLLAIPEVLNGDSESLVGQLGEATEYVREEMVPETLREKLPWLPAFAEDALADFATSWLLADAVFEAYVIQNPDSAAAREANVAESDLLAPREAKQRAMAAERHLESELLYLEYSGTFGGDEAVETLDAISDGLTWSRLWYGGGIDSRDRARAILDAGADTVVVGDAFHRVADEERELCQRAADALDPDASAAAVREWVGENVAVADSNAAAYLATIPGAPDPERLARRYLTATVRAWLCLRARREASGDERGSASGRSLRADLRRALGADLFDALAETDAALVRRNFAALLGTDEPADSDHITRRTDGSRPSADEAVATHLALALPP, encoded by the coding sequence ATGACGAGTTTCGACGGCATCGCGCGACTGCTCGGTCGCCTCGGCCGCGGGGCCTCGCTGGCCGCACGGACCGCCCTGCCGGTCGATACCAACCCGGTTCCGGCCGACTGGACCCACGTCACCAAGGTGGACCCCGAGGACGACAAGAAACTCCCGCTGCTCTACCCTCTCTATCTCCGCCACACCAGCGCGGTCTCGGTCGGCGGGTCGGCCGACGTGACCGCGACCAACACCGAGGAGACCTTCGAGTTGCTCGCGCCCGCCTCGGTCCCGGTGTTCCACGAACCGAGCGGCCCGCGCCACGTCACCCCGCGGACCCGCGCACGGGCCGACCTGCTGGCCATCCCGGAGGTGCTGAACGGCGACTCCGAGTCGCTGGTCGGCCAGTTGGGTGAGGCCACCGAGTACGTCCGCGAGGAGATGGTGCCCGAGACGCTCCGCGAGAAACTGCCGTGGCTCCCCGCGTTCGCCGAAGACGCGCTCGCGGACTTCGCCACCTCGTGGCTCCTCGCGGACGCGGTGTTCGAGGCCTACGTCATCCAGAACCCCGACAGCGCCGCGGCGCGCGAGGCCAACGTCGCCGAGTCGGACCTGCTCGCGCCTCGGGAGGCCAAACAGCGCGCGATGGCCGCCGAGCGCCACCTCGAAAGCGAACTCCTCTACCTCGAGTACTCGGGCACCTTCGGCGGCGACGAGGCCGTCGAGACCCTCGACGCCATCTCGGACGGCCTGACGTGGTCCCGACTCTGGTACGGCGGCGGCATCGACTCCAGAGACCGCGCCCGAGCGATACTCGACGCCGGCGCGGACACCGTGGTCGTCGGCGACGCCTTCCACCGTGTCGCCGACGAGGAGCGGGAACTCTGCCAGCGAGCGGCCGACGCCCTCGACCCGGACGCGTCCGCCGCGGCGGTCCGCGAGTGGGTCGGCGAGAACGTCGCCGTCGCGGACTCGAACGCGGCGGCCTACCTCGCGACGATTCCGGGCGCGCCCGACCCCGAGCGACTCGCCCGCCGGTATCTGACCGCGACGGTTCGAGCGTGGCTCTGCCTGCGTGCGCGCCGCGAGGCCAGCGGGGACGAGAGAGGGTCGGCCTCCGGCCGGAGTCTCCGCGCGGACCTCCGGCGCGCGCTCGGTGCCGACCTGTTCGACGCTCTCGCCGAAACCGACGCCGCGCTCGTCCGGCGCAATTTCGCGGCGCTCCTCGGCACCGACGAGCCGGCCGATTCCGACCACATCACGCGCCGAACGGACGGGTCGCGACCGAGCGCCGACGAAGCCGTCGCGACGCATCTCGCGCTGGCGTTGCCACCGTAG
- a CDS encoding PLP-dependent cysteine synthase family protein yields the protein MTTHETPLDSVLETIGETPLVRVQASPSEVPVYAKVESFNPGASVKDRIGKYMVEAMLERGELEPGGTVIEPTAGNTGIGFAIAAGQLDVNAVFVVPERFSVEKQQLMDALGAEVINTPTDEGMGGAIDRAHQLADEMENAVVPQQFSNPLNVEAHYETTGPEIFEALDGEVGAVVAGCGTAGTLMGIAEYALERDPDVHVTAVEPEGSVYSETQGEDVEEADYKIEGIGTHDLDTNELFDPSLVDEVLQVSDRHAHDELKRLAAEEGHLVASSSGAASAAARHVAERIRDGEIDAPHDSVVTVFPDSSERYLSKGIYRSFEEWEG from the coding sequence ATGACGACCCACGAGACGCCGCTCGATTCCGTCTTGGAGACGATCGGCGAGACGCCGCTCGTCCGGGTACAGGCGTCGCCCAGCGAGGTGCCGGTGTACGCCAAGGTCGAGTCGTTCAACCCCGGCGCGAGCGTCAAGGACCGCATCGGGAAGTACATGGTCGAAGCGATGCTGGAGCGGGGCGAGTTGGAACCCGGCGGCACCGTCATCGAACCGACCGCCGGGAACACCGGCATCGGGTTCGCCATCGCGGCGGGGCAACTGGACGTGAACGCGGTCTTCGTCGTGCCCGAACGGTTCAGCGTCGAGAAACAGCAACTGATGGACGCCCTCGGCGCGGAGGTCATCAACACGCCCACCGACGAGGGAATGGGCGGGGCCATCGACCGCGCGCACCAGCTCGCCGACGAGATGGAGAACGCCGTGGTCCCACAACAGTTCTCGAACCCGCTCAACGTCGAGGCCCACTACGAGACCACCGGGCCGGAGATATTCGAGGCGCTGGACGGCGAGGTCGGCGCGGTCGTCGCGGGGTGTGGCACCGCGGGCACGCTGATGGGTATCGCCGAGTACGCGCTCGAACGGGACCCCGACGTCCACGTCACCGCGGTCGAACCCGAGGGGTCGGTCTACTCGGAGACGCAGGGCGAGGACGTGGAGGAAGCCGACTACAAAATCGAGGGCATCGGCACGCACGACCTCGATACGAACGAACTGTTCGACCCCAGTCTCGTGGACGAGGTGTTGCAGGTCTCGGACCGCCACGCCCACGACGAACTGAAGCGTCTCGCCGCGGAGGAGGGCCACCTCGTCGCGTCGAGTTCCGGCGCGGCCAGCGCGGCGGCCCGGCACGTCGCCGAGCGCATCCGCGACGGCGAAATCGACGCGCCCCACGACTCGGTGGTGACGGTGTTCCCCGACTCCAGCGAGCGGTACCTCTCGAAGGGCATCTACCGCTCGTTCGAGGAGTGGGAAGGATAG
- a CDS encoding DUF7521 family protein, with translation MLGITFGSPTGFLAGIAATGSAVIGLYIGYQAYRGLRRNSDRSMRWLSIGMILLFGLTYLLAVAGQGLIAFRVVPIRLQNVFRLLVRVTQLAGLSCIAYSLRIATKR, from the coding sequence ATGCTCGGCATCACGTTCGGTTCGCCGACCGGCTTCCTCGCCGGCATCGCCGCGACGGGATCCGCGGTAATCGGGCTGTACATCGGCTATCAAGCGTATCGCGGGCTTCGACGGAACTCGGACCGGTCGATGCGCTGGCTCTCGATTGGAATGATTCTGCTGTTCGGGCTCACCTACCTGCTCGCAGTTGCCGGACAGGGACTCATCGCGTTCCGCGTCGTTCCGATTCGCCTTCAGAACGTGTTCCGTCTGCTCGTCAGAGTGACCCAACTCGCGGGGCTTTCGTGTATCGCCTACTCCCTTCGGATTGCAACGAAGAGATAA
- the msrA gene encoding peptide-methionine (S)-S-oxide reductase MsrA translates to MTTNSATLGGGCFWCTEAAFKELDGVTAVTSGYAGGHVEDPTYEAVCSGDTGHAEVVQVEYDSEVLSYEDVLKVFFTVHDPTQLNRQGPDVGTQYRSAIFYHDDDQREVAERFIEELEAEGAYDEDDIVTEVEPLETFYEAEEYHQDYYEKNPNDQYCSIQAEPKVQKVREKFGGKIEQ, encoded by the coding sequence ATGACGACGAACAGCGCTACCCTCGGCGGTGGCTGTTTCTGGTGTACCGAAGCGGCGTTCAAGGAACTCGACGGCGTGACCGCGGTCACGTCGGGCTACGCTGGCGGGCACGTCGAAGACCCGACCTACGAGGCGGTCTGCTCGGGCGACACCGGCCACGCCGAAGTCGTGCAGGTCGAGTACGACTCCGAGGTCCTGAGCTACGAGGACGTGCTGAAGGTGTTCTTCACGGTCCACGACCCGACGCAACTCAACCGGCAGGGTCCCGACGTGGGCACCCAGTACCGCTCGGCCATCTTCTACCACGACGACGACCAGCGCGAGGTCGCCGAGCGATTCATCGAGGAGTTGGAAGCCGAAGGAGCCTACGACGAGGACGACATCGTGACCGAGGTCGAACCGCTCGAAACCTTCTACGAGGCCGAGGAGTACCACCAGGACTACTACGAGAAGAACCCCAACGACCAGTACTGTTCGATTCAGGCCGAACCGAAGGTCCAGAAGGTCCGCGAGAAGTTCGGCGGCAAAATCGAGCAGTAG
- a CDS encoding HAD family hydrolase: MSTADTSTVFLDLDETICEHPRSTADRLADAFDAAGVEPFFDVPDFRRRLARVTADSAVELREKCFAGIADELGRDPADALAVARAYEDPDPTEVEFLPGAEAALDALAAGHDLALVTNGDRETQRAKLAALGIEDRFAAATYAGSTGVVKPDPDPFHRTLSALGIEASEAVHVGNSLRSDVAGAQAAGMEAVWLARVEEDADCVPEYRIDSMRDLHAPPWV, translated from the coding sequence ATGAGTACCGCCGACACCTCCACCGTCTTTCTCGACTTGGACGAGACCATCTGCGAGCATCCCCGTTCGACCGCCGACCGGCTCGCCGACGCCTTCGACGCGGCGGGCGTCGAACCGTTCTTCGACGTGCCCGACTTCCGGCGACGGCTGGCGCGCGTGACCGCCGACTCCGCGGTCGAACTCCGCGAGAAATGCTTCGCGGGCATCGCCGACGAACTGGGCCGCGACCCCGCCGACGCGCTGGCGGTCGCCCGAGCCTACGAGGACCCCGACCCGACCGAAGTCGAGTTCCTGCCCGGCGCGGAGGCGGCGCTCGACGCACTCGCGGCGGGCCACGACCTCGCTCTCGTGACCAACGGCGACCGCGAGACCCAGCGCGCGAAACTCGCTGCGCTCGGCATCGAAGACCGCTTCGCCGCGGCGACGTACGCGGGTTCGACCGGCGTCGTCAAGCCCGACCCCGACCCGTTCCACCGGACGCTCTCGGCGCTCGGTATCGAAGCGAGCGAGGCGGTCCACGTCGGCAACTCCCTGCGCTCGGACGTGGCTGGCGCGCAGGCCGCCGGGATGGAGGCGGTCTGGCTGGCGCGCGTCGAGGAGGACGCCGACTGCGTGCCGGAGTACCGCATCGACTCGATGCGCGACCTGCACGCGCCGCCGTGGGTGTAA
- a CDS encoding helix-turn-helix domain-containing protein has translation MAEVELATVVSLLDDEHVRSILVATSETPLSANELSERCGISTSSIYRRIDRLSEADLVEEQTRPRSDGHHETVYVSRLDQFELTIRDGELTWSIDRRSDDVADQLTQMWGRF, from the coding sequence ATGGCCGAGGTCGAGCTTGCGACCGTCGTCTCGCTACTGGACGACGAGCACGTACGGTCGATCCTGGTCGCGACGAGCGAGACCCCGCTGTCGGCCAACGAACTCAGCGAGCGCTGCGGTATCTCCACGTCGTCCATCTATCGGCGAATCGACCGACTGAGCGAGGCCGACCTCGTGGAGGAACAGACGCGGCCGCGGTCCGACGGCCATCACGAAACGGTGTACGTCTCCCGACTCGACCAGTTCGAACTCACGATACGTGACGGGGAACTGACGTGGAGTATCGACCGTCGGAGCGATGACGTCGCCGACCAACTCACCCAGATGTGGGGGCGGTTTTGA
- a CDS encoding aminoglycoside N(3)-acetyltransferase: MQERIDRTDEPVTSDRIATDLADLGVEPGDTLLVHSSLSSLGWVTGGAPAVVDALMEAVSHEGTLVMPTHSTQYSDPEGWQNPPVPDDWEDTIRAERPPYRPAVTPTWNVGAIPECFRTYPDVHRSRHPTYSFAAWGADAEAIVVDHSYPNGLGEESPLAEVYDRDGTILMLGTEFDTNTSFHLAEHRADREQEVSTHETTVVGDDGDPKRITLEHLSYDADDFADVGRDFEDGCPEAVTEGTVGPADANLVSQRAAVDYGAQWFEENRE, translated from the coding sequence ATGCAAGAACGAATCGACCGAACCGACGAACCGGTCACGTCAGACAGAATCGCAACCGACCTCGCCGACCTCGGCGTCGAGCCCGGCGACACCCTGCTGGTCCACTCGTCGCTGTCGTCGCTCGGGTGGGTCACCGGCGGTGCGCCCGCTGTGGTAGACGCGCTGATGGAGGCCGTCTCCCACGAGGGGACGCTCGTGATGCCGACCCACTCGACTCAGTACAGCGACCCAGAGGGCTGGCAGAACCCGCCGGTCCCGGACGACTGGGAGGACACGATTCGGGCCGAGCGCCCGCCCTACCGGCCCGCGGTGACGCCGACGTGGAACGTGGGCGCGATTCCGGAGTGCTTCCGTACGTACCCCGACGTCCACCGGAGTCGCCACCCGACCTACTCCTTCGCGGCGTGGGGCGCGGACGCCGAGGCCATCGTCGTCGACCACAGCTACCCAAACGGACTCGGCGAGGAGTCGCCGCTCGCGGAAGTCTACGACCGCGACGGAACGATTCTGATGCTCGGAACCGAGTTCGACACCAACACCTCGTTCCACCTCGCGGAGCATCGCGCCGACCGCGAGCAGGAGGTTTCGACCCACGAAACGACCGTCGTCGGCGACGACGGCGACCCGAAGCGAATCACGCTCGAACACCTCTCGTACGACGCCGACGACTTCGCGGACGTGGGCCGGGACTTCGAGGACGGTTGCCCCGAGGCCGTGACGGAGGGAACGGTCGGCCCCGCGGACGCGAACCTGGTCTCCCAGCGGGCCGCGGTGGACTACGGTGCCCAGTGGTTCGAGGAGAATCGGGAGTAA
- a CDS encoding MBL fold metallo-hydrolase, producing the protein MTDDERSTAENTGSASLSPDDLHERIRRGEAVHLLDVRNRDEVEAWRITGESVDATQVTYAEFAAAKARGEVGELVADLDLRGPVVTVCPRGEVSATVAELLREEGIDARNLDSGMAGWARVYVAREVPVSAGLGADPTVRQYDRPASGCLAYLVVSGDEATVIDPLRAFADRYVADAEQLGAELTYAIDTHVHADHVSGVRRLADDAGAQAVLPAGATERGLADDGLDPRLLDDGGEIRVGEATLTALHAPGHTTELSALRLGGASASLGDASASLESESARDEGVLFSGDALFADGFGRPDLERGDEGARDLAGTLYDTLTERLLALPDETLVAPGHRTPDSAPNPGENDTFTARLDAVRDRLRIPDERGAFVERVLDSLPPRPANYEEIIAANLGRESLDDESAFEVELGPNNCAVAEMD; encoded by the coding sequence ATGACCGACGACGAGCGATCCACCGCCGAGAACACGGGTTCCGCCTCGCTGTCGCCCGACGACCTCCACGAGCGAATCCGGCGCGGCGAGGCGGTCCACCTCCTCGACGTGCGCAACCGCGACGAGGTCGAGGCGTGGCGCATCACCGGCGAGAGCGTGGACGCGACGCAGGTCACGTACGCCGAGTTCGCGGCGGCGAAGGCGCGCGGCGAGGTCGGCGAACTCGTCGCGGACCTCGACCTCCGGGGGCCGGTCGTGACGGTCTGTCCCCGCGGCGAGGTCAGCGCGACCGTCGCCGAACTCCTGCGCGAGGAGGGCATCGACGCCCGAAACCTCGATTCGGGGATGGCGGGCTGGGCGCGGGTCTACGTCGCGCGCGAGGTCCCGGTTTCCGCCGGGTTGGGTGCCGACCCGACCGTCCGCCAGTACGACCGGCCGGCGAGCGGTTGTCTCGCGTATCTGGTCGTCTCCGGCGACGAGGCGACGGTCATCGACCCCCTGCGCGCGTTCGCCGACCGCTACGTCGCCGACGCCGAGCAACTCGGCGCGGAACTGACCTATGCCATCGACACACACGTCCACGCCGACCACGTCTCGGGCGTGCGCCGACTCGCCGACGACGCGGGCGCGCAGGCGGTCCTGCCCGCCGGCGCGACCGAGCGCGGTCTCGCAGACGACGGTCTCGACCCGCGACTGCTCGACGACGGCGGCGAGATTCGCGTCGGCGAGGCGACCCTGACCGCACTCCACGCGCCGGGTCACACGACCGAACTGAGCGCGCTCCGACTCGGCGGCGCGTCTGCCTCCCTCGGCGACGCGTCTGCGTCCCTCGAAAGCGAGTCCGCCCGCGACGAGGGCGTCCTCTTCTCGGGCGACGCGCTCTTCGCGGACGGGTTCGGCCGCCCGGACCTCGAACGCGGCGACGAGGGTGCCCGCGACCTCGCGGGCACCCTCTACGACACGCTGACCGAGCGACTGCTCGCGCTCCCCGACGAGACGCTGGTCGCGCCCGGCCACCGGACGCCCGACAGTGCGCCGAACCCCGGCGAGAACGACACCTTCACCGCGCGACTCGACGCGGTGCGCGACCGACTCCGAATTCCCGACGAGCGGGGAGCGTTCGTCGAGCGCGTACTGGACTCGCTCCCGCCGCGGCCCGCCAACTACGAGGAGATCATCGCGGCGAATCTGGGTCGAGAATCGCTGGACGACGAGTCGGCCTTCGAGGTGGAACTCGGGCCGAACAACTGCGCGGTCGCGGAGATGGATTGA